One genomic region from Amaranthus tricolor cultivar Red isolate AtriRed21 chromosome 12, ASM2621246v1, whole genome shotgun sequence encodes:
- the LOC130828287 gene encoding uncharacterized protein LOC130828287 isoform X2 has translation MIPTASVVPAAYSAAPGVYTLPQFQQAQQLFQKDAQTITPEALESVKAALASSDIEHKAETKKKAIPRKAAGQTWEDPTLAEWPENDYRLFCGDLGNEVNDDVLSKAFSRFPSFNMAKVVRDKRTGKTKGYGFVSFANPSDLAAAMKEMNGKYVGNRPIKLRKSNWKERIDVEALERQKNHASKKPKLAKKSVLHK, from the exons ATGATTCCTACTGCATCCGTTGTTCCTGCAGCGTATTCCGCTGCTCCAGGTGTCTATACGCTTCCTCAATTTCAGCAG GCACAACAACTATTTCAAAAAGATGCACAAACTATAACTCCTGAAGCTTTAGAGAGTGTCAAAGCAGCTCTTGCAAGTAGCGATATTGAACACAAAGCTGAAACAAAGAAGAAAGCAATACCTCGTAAAGCTGCAGGGCAGACATGGGAGGATCCAACACTAGCAGAATGGCCTGAAA ATGACTATCGCCTATTTTGTGGCGACCTTGGAAATGAGGTGAATGATGATGTCTTGTCAAAAGCCTTTTCACGGTTCCCTTCGTTCAACATGGCAAAA GTGGTTAGAGATAAGCGGACAGGTAAGACTAAGGGTTATGGTTTTGTTAGCTTTGCCAACCCTTCAGACCTGGCTGCTGCAATGAAAGAAATGAACG GTAAATATGTTGGAAACCGGCCAATTAAACTACGCAAAAGCAATTGGAAAGAGAGAATAGATGTAGAAGCTTTGGAAAGGCAAAAG AACCATGCGTCAAAGAAGCCTAAGCTGGCTAAGAAGAGTGTGTTGCACAAGTGA
- the LOC130828287 gene encoding uncharacterized protein LOC130828287 isoform X1, with translation MSTVPSSSSTSISSQFTYSNGSYFPTPFHLQQPQYAALPQPSLPAAVPMIPTASVVPAAYSAAPGVYTLPQFQQAQQLFQKDAQTITPEALESVKAALASSDIEHKAETKKKAIPRKAAGQTWEDPTLAEWPENDYRLFCGDLGNEVNDDVLSKAFSRFPSFNMAKVVRDKRTGKTKGYGFVSFANPSDLAAAMKEMNGKYVGNRPIKLRKSNWKERIDVEALERQKNHASKKPKLAKKSVLHK, from the exons ATGTCGACggtaccatcatcatcatccacatCAATTTCTTCACAATTCACATATTCAAACGGATCATATTTTCCGACGCCCTTTCATTTACAGCAACCGCAGTATGCCGCGCTACCACAACCTTCTCTTCCTGCCGCTGTTCCTATGATTCCTACTGCATCCGTTGTTCCTGCAGCGTATTCCGCTGCTCCAGGTGTCTATACGCTTCCTCAATTTCAGCAG GCACAACAACTATTTCAAAAAGATGCACAAACTATAACTCCTGAAGCTTTAGAGAGTGTCAAAGCAGCTCTTGCAAGTAGCGATATTGAACACAAAGCTGAAACAAAGAAGAAAGCAATACCTCGTAAAGCTGCAGGGCAGACATGGGAGGATCCAACACTAGCAGAATGGCCTGAAA ATGACTATCGCCTATTTTGTGGCGACCTTGGAAATGAGGTGAATGATGATGTCTTGTCAAAAGCCTTTTCACGGTTCCCTTCGTTCAACATGGCAAAA GTGGTTAGAGATAAGCGGACAGGTAAGACTAAGGGTTATGGTTTTGTTAGCTTTGCCAACCCTTCAGACCTGGCTGCTGCAATGAAAGAAATGAACG GTAAATATGTTGGAAACCGGCCAATTAAACTACGCAAAAGCAATTGGAAAGAGAGAATAGATGTAGAAGCTTTGGAAAGGCAAAAG AACCATGCGTCAAAGAAGCCTAAGCTGGCTAAGAAGAGTGTGTTGCACAAGTGA
- the LOC130828288 gene encoding protein LIGHT-DEPENDENT SHORT HYPOCOTYLS 4 produces the protein MDFMFSNEGNNNNAIYSYSSVNSTTNTITGNSSFTLTTGSSEMASSDSVSNESSSPQPPSVVQSSPSRYENQKRRDWNTFSQYLRSHRPPLPLSLCGGAHVLEFLRYLDQFGKTKVHNHACPYFGIPNPPSPCPCPLRQAWGSLDALVGRLRAAYEEHGGRPETNPFGARAIRLYLREVRDYQAKARGVSYEKKRKRPLPKKTQLG, from the coding sequence atggATTTCATGTTTTCAAATGAAGGAAACAATAATAATGCTATTTATAGCTATAGTTCAGTCAACAGTACTACTAATACTATAACAGGAAACTCTTCCTTCACACTCACTACAGGAAGTTCAGAAATGGCGAGTTCTGACTCAGTGAGTAACGAGTCATCCTCACCACAACCACCATCGGTGGTTCAGTCGAGTCCGAGCCGGTACGAGAATCAGAAACGGAGAGATTGGAACACTTTCAGTCAGTATCTGAGAAGTCACCGGCCACCGTTACCGCTTTCGCTTTGTGGTGGTGCCCACGTGCTTGAGTTTCTCAGGTACTTAGACCAGTTCGGAAAAACAAAGGTTCATAATCATGCTTGTCCGTACTTTGGGATCCCAAACCCTCCATCCCCTTGCCCCTGTCCGCTCAGACAGGCCTGGGGCAGTTTAGATGCCCTCGTAGGCCGTCTCAGAGCGGCCTACGAGGAACATGGCGGACGGCCTGAGACAAACCCGTTCGGTGCTCGTGCCATCCGCCTTTACCTTAGGGAGGTAAGGGATTATCAAGCCAAAGCCAGGGGTGTTAGttatgaaaagaaaagaaagaggcCTCTTCCTAAGAAAACCCAATTGGGATAA